TTTATCAGTTATTAAGACATCAACATCTTTCATATTTCCAAATTTCACAAAAGCTGTTTTTGTAAATTTTGAACTATCTGCTAAAAGAATAATTTGCTGGGCGTGTGATAAGAATTGCCTTTTAATAATAGCATCATCGTAGTTGAACTCTGTTAAATCGAGATTATCGTTAATTCCCCCAACACCTAAAAAGAGCTTATCGGTATAAAAGTTTTGAAGACCAGAAACGGCTAAATCTCCAACCATTGAATTCTCTTCTTTTCTTAGGACTCCCCCCAAAACAATAATTTCTTCAATAGCTGTTGAGGACTTAAATAGGTCAACTACATTAAGAGAGTGAGTTATTACAGTTAGGTTACGAGCTTGTGTTGCTACACTTTGTGCTACTTTATAAACAGTAGTGCCTGTATCGAATGCTACACTATCACCATCTTTTACTAAGCTTGCTCCCAACCTACCTAATAACACCTTTTTCTCGTGGTTTTGCAAAGCCCTTTCTTGATAAGATGGTTCATATGATGTCCCACGAATACTAAACGCTTTCCCATACTTACGTTTAATTAGATTAGTTAGCTCTAAAGAGTCTAAATCTCTTCTAATGGTCATCTCTGATACTTGAAGCTCTGTGGCCAATTTTTTGATAGAAATAGAGCCCTCTAAGTTTATCTTTTGAAGGATAAATGCCTTTCTCTCCGATATGTTCAACCCTTACCACCTTTTTAGTTAAACCACCTTTCATTATAAGTTATCTATGAAGGTTTATCCACAATTATATGGCAAAGAATCTAGTAAAATGGTTAAAAATTGAGTGAAACAATATTTGCTTAACCCTATAAGTTGTTTGATTCTAAC
Above is a window of Bacteroidia bacterium DNA encoding:
- a CDS encoding DeoR/GlpR family DNA-binding transcription regulator → MATELQVSEMTIRRDLDSLELTNLIKRKYGKAFSIRGTSYEPSYQERALQNHEKKVLLGRLGASLVKDGDSVAFDTGTTVYKVAQSVATQARNLTVITHSLNVVDLFKSSTAIEEIIVLGGVLRKEENSMVGDLAVSGLQNFYTDKLFLGVGGINDNLDLTEFNYDDAIIKRQFLSHAQQIILLADSSKFTKTAFVKFGNMKDVDVLITDKIPPQPYLTLLRGLNVKILIP